CCTCTCTGCAGGATCTCCGGGGCCACGACGCGGACGCGGTCCGGGACCGCGTCCAAGGGCTCAGCTGCCCGCGGCTGGCGGCGGACTTGACCCGGAATCGGACCCGAACTCGAGCTCGGGGTGGGAGGAGGCGGAGCCAGCGCAGCtcagccccgcccccaggccgCGCGGCGCGTCACCGCGCCCGGAAGCGCGCACTGCCGCCCCGCGCACGCGCCCCGCCGCCCGGGCACGCGCCCCGCCTCCCCGCGCACGCGCAGCGGTACCAGCCCCGCGCAGTCCCGTCATGGCGTCCGAGCGGCTCCCGAGCCGGCCCGCCTGCCTCCTCGTGGCCAGCGGCGCCGCGGAAGGTGAGGCTCGCGAGGGCGGGGTCGGGGCTGCGAGCGCTCCCGCCCGAGCCGAGCTTCGGTGGAGAGCGGCCCGCGGTGGTGCTCGCTGCGGGCTGGCCAGTGCACCCGGCCGCCGCCCGGGGACGCGGTGGGGGACTGTCCCGGGGCCCTGCGGTGCGCGAGCCGCGCCCCCCGGCAGTGTCCCGGGTGAAGGTGCGAGCGGAGCCGGACGGCCGGGCCCCGCGCCACGAGCGCCGCTTCTCGGCCGAGGCCTCGGGTGCTCAGGGCCGGCGGTCGGGGGCGCCGGGCGCCTCGGCCTCCGCAAGGAGGTCGATAGGCGGGGAGGCGGGGCGCCCAGGCGGGTCCCGGGGTCCCGCTCCGGAGCCTGCCTCCGGCCTGACTTCAGCTGCTGCCCAAGGGGGCGGGGGAGCGAGGGCAGCGGGTCACGGGGTCGCAGTGTGCTGAGCCCCAGGCGGGGCCCCTGAGCTGCCCCCCAGGACGGAGACACTGAGGGGCACCACCCGCCGTGGAGAGATCAAGGCTGAGCCACTGAGAGTGGGGTTCAGCCCTGGAGTCGTGGGTGACTGCTGGGAGCAGGGTAATGGTGAGGAGGGGTCGCGCCGGCCTGGGTGTGCCCCAGGGGAGGGTGTTGAGGACATGGGTTGAGGGCACAGCTCTGAAAGGCTGCTGGGCTCTGCGGGCAGGATGAGTAGGCCCTTCAGGGGACCCTGGGCCAAAGCAGGTAGGGTAGAGGGGGCTGGAGGAACCGGGCAGCACTGGGGAGACTGCCTTTGCCAGATATGCAGGCTGTCTACCGTGTGCATGTACTGATCCGCAAGACTGGAGAGGGATGAGGTCCAAGATGAGGTTCAGGGGTGGGGTCCCCTGATTAAAGGCGGAAGGATGCAGATCAGGTCCCTTTAGAAGCAGGTGTCTGTGATGGAGTCTCAGCCCCCAGAAGTGGAGAGCCTTCCCCCTGGGTCCACAGAGAAGAGGGCGGGGCACAGTGCCAGGGCTGGGGTGGCATGCAGGACCCAGGAGCTCCGTGAGGGAAGGAGCCCACCGCCCCGATCCCGCATGCACCCCCTTCCCCTAGGACACAGGCCGCGGCCCCGCCTCCAGAGCCACAGGCTTCTATCACTGCCCCCCTCTCGCTGAAATCAGCGGGTGTGTGTGGGTCTCAGTCCCTGGTGATGGAGCGGTAGGGAACCTCACACTTGAGTTTTCCTTCTGGAAAAGGCCTGTAGTGGTCAGGCTCGGGAGAGAGCGAGACCCCCTTCAGGGGATTGCGGGGTGGACCCTGGGTGAGGTGGGGTGAAGGGCTGCTCCCCAGGGTGGTCCAGACCGGGAGAAGCCCTGAACCCACCGGGCTGCGTCTTCTCGCAGGTGTGTCGGCCCAGTCCTTCCTCCACTGCTTCACGCTGGCCAGCGCTGCCTTCAACCTGCAAGTGGCCACGCCTGGGGTGAGTCCGGCTCCCCGTGTCTCCAGGAGAGTGACGTCATTCCTGGGGGGACCTACGGGGTTGGGACCCCAGGGAGCACTGAGAGCCTCCCCAGAGGTGCCTGGGACACCTGCTTCCACTCGACAGGCGGAGACTGTGGCCAGCAGGGGCTGAGGGGCTGGGCCGACAGTGTCTTTGTCCCGAGGGGCTGCTGGCAGTCCCAGCCCTTGTCAGTTTCCTGGAGCCTCCATATGCCAGTAGCAGGGGGTGAGGTGCTGACCCTTGGCCTCTGGGCCCCCACAGGGGAAGACCATGGACTTCGTCGACGTGAATGAGAGCAACGCACGCTGGGTGCAGGACTTCCGCCTCAAAGCTTACGCCAGCCCCGCCAAGCTGGAGTCCATTGACGGTGTGGGGCCTGGGAGGGCCTTGGGGGGTGCGATTCCTGCTGGGTCCTGACCCCAAACTGCTTTCTCGAATTCCTGGAGCATTCTGGGGCTTGCCATGGAGCACCGTGACCATCCGGGCCATGTCCTGTCCGGTGGCCAGACCTCCCAGCAGGGGAGGGAGCTGGCGGGTACGCAGGTGGTTTGCGGGCCTTGGGAGCCTTAGCTGGTGGGGGCAGCAGGagcagagaggagccggctgctGGCCTCGTCGTCCGTGACTGACAGGGCTGTGGTCCTCCAGGTGCCCGCTACCACGCCCTGCTGATCCCCAGCTGTCCCGGGGCCCTGGTGGACCTGGCCAGCAGCGGGTCCCTGGCTCGCATCTTGCAG
The genomic region above belongs to Bos taurus isolate L1 Dominette 01449 registration number 42190680 breed Hereford chromosome 29, ARS-UCD2.0, whole genome shotgun sequence and contains:
- the GATD1 gene encoding glutamine amidotransferase-like class 1 domain-containing protein 1 precursor, with protein sequence MASERLPSRPACLLVASGAAEGVSAQSFLHCFTLASAAFNLQVATPGGKTMDFVDVNESNARWVQDFRLKAYASPAKLESIDGARYHALLIPSCPGALVDLASSGSLARILQHFHSESKPICAVGHGVAALCCATSEDRSWVFQGYSVTGPSVYELVRAPGFAHLPLIVEDFVKDAGACFSASEPDAMHVVLDRHLVTGQNASSTVPAVQNLLFLCGSRK
- the GATD1 gene encoding glutamine amidotransferase-like class 1 domain-containing protein 1 isoform X1, with protein sequence MASERLPSRPACLLVASGAAEGVSAQSFLHCFTLASAAFNLQVATPGGKTMDFVDVNESNARWVQDFRLKAYASPAKLESIDGARYHALLIPSCPGALVDLASSGSLARILQHFHSESKPICAVGHGVAALCCATSEDRSWVFQGYSVTGPSVYELVRAPGFAHLPLIVEDFVKDAGACFSASEPDAMHVVLDRHLVTGQNASSTVPAVQNLLFLCGSR